A single genomic interval of Halorubrum aethiopicum harbors:
- a CDS encoding redoxin domain-containing protein — translation MVDVGDDAPDFAASLVTDDIEPFRLSDRIGDGPVVLAFFPAAFSSTCTDEMRTIRDEFDRFPEACTVLGVSTDLPHALSAYREEYDLPFGLVADPDHRAIEAYDAVADFEGYGVDAVARRSVFVIDAEGTVTYRWLADGHGQEPDYAAVADAATGAITPN, via the coding sequence ATGGTCGACGTAGGCGACGACGCGCCCGACTTCGCCGCTTCGCTCGTGACCGACGACATCGAACCGTTCCGGCTCTCGGACCGGATCGGCGACGGCCCGGTCGTGCTCGCCTTCTTCCCGGCCGCGTTCTCGAGCACCTGTACCGACGAGATGCGGACGATCCGCGACGAGTTCGACCGGTTCCCGGAGGCGTGTACCGTCCTCGGCGTCAGCACGGACCTCCCGCACGCGCTCTCCGCCTACCGCGAGGAGTACGACCTCCCCTTCGGGCTCGTCGCGGACCCCGATCACCGCGCGATCGAGGCATACGACGCGGTCGCGGACTTCGAGGGCTACGGCGTCGACGCCGTCGCCCGCCGGTCGGTGTTCGTGATCGACGCCGAGGGAACCGTCACGTACCGCTGGCTGGCCGACGGGCACGGCCAGGAGCCCGACTACGCCGCGGTCGCCGACGCCGCGACCGGGGCGATCACGCCGAACTGA
- a CDS encoding Sec-independent protein translocase subunit TatA/TatB, translating into MTSAIPLIGGIPAGPELLIILLVLVLLFGANKIPKLARSTGQAMGEFKKGREEVEEELQKMQEGDLDTDTTTETTAEPPTEATTDTTADDDLETETETEKESSA; encoded by the coding sequence ATGACAAGCGCGATTCCACTGATCGGCGGCATTCCGGCGGGGCCGGAGCTCCTCATAATCCTGCTCGTGTTGGTCCTGTTGTTCGGCGCGAACAAGATCCCGAAGCTCGCACGCTCGACCGGGCAGGCGATGGGCGAGTTCAAGAAGGGCCGCGAGGAGGTCGAAGAGGAGCTACAGAAGATGCAAGAGGGCGACCTCGACACGGACACGACGACCGAGACGACGGCCGAGCCGCCCACCGAGGCGACGACGGATACGACGGCCGACGACGACCTCGAGACCGAAACCGAGACCGAGAAGGAATCGAGCGCGTAA
- a CDS encoding DUF1405 domain-containing protein gives MRDAVAEELLGEPRSLVVTLALTAFMFLIGVDYYAGTLGEVPTVLWPLYADSAVAVALGALSLATLLPTVGSGDPVAETPTNRALAYLHTLSFVWLVQFGLWPLVSLNLAFESYVIAPDAWIYYWGVLGTHLCFVGLALLFPAFGRTTRGALAVAGALGVANVVVDYWVGYYPPLLYEPGVGLALATLGIAALSVWLASRSFRRLDEDPA, from the coding sequence GTGCGCGACGCGGTCGCGGAGGAGCTGCTCGGGGAGCCGCGCAGCCTCGTCGTCACCCTCGCGCTGACGGCGTTCATGTTCCTCATCGGCGTCGACTACTACGCCGGCACCCTCGGGGAGGTCCCGACCGTCCTGTGGCCGCTGTACGCCGACTCGGCGGTGGCGGTCGCGCTCGGCGCGCTCTCGCTCGCGACGCTGCTGCCGACCGTCGGCTCCGGCGACCCGGTGGCCGAGACGCCGACGAACCGAGCCCTCGCGTACCTCCACACGCTCTCGTTCGTCTGGCTCGTCCAGTTCGGGCTGTGGCCGCTGGTCTCGCTGAACCTGGCGTTCGAGTCGTACGTGATCGCCCCCGACGCGTGGATCTACTACTGGGGCGTGTTGGGGACCCACCTGTGTTTCGTCGGCCTCGCGCTGCTTTTCCCGGCGTTCGGGCGGACGACCCGCGGCGCGCTGGCGGTCGCCGGCGCGCTCGGCGTCGCGAACGTCGTCGTCGACTACTGGGTCGGCTACTATCCGCCGCTCCTGTACGAGCCGGGCGTCGGCCTGGCGCTCGCCACCCTCGGGATCGCCGCACTCTCGGTGTGGCTCGCGAGCCGGTCGTTTCGGCGGCTGGATGAAGATCCGGCCTGA
- a CDS encoding type II/IV secretion system ATPase subunit, whose amino-acid sequence MDGGDAGHDPVTDGNGDEGEGAEATPASDDGANATNRPDPPTSGDPVRVGRYTWREFLQERGDDDVAATLYEWVPNVPTVPAGAVKGRFATADRTGGTLRAVGVVEPFLADGKTAVDGHGTPEEGTLVVGDRDVVVDGRAVFEDRTALDEDTDLDEDTDLDDEPAEPDGASESVVVSGTDVEPAPAGPPTDLDWDRVAFDPAELLGFHPTAGADRIRSAAAVGEVLWDRCHARYNLYEVPVLKGYYTWDDYADEYFYDEEGNPPTDEEGEPLAFTHADKVDALGFDPDRIGEALSAGGEAAAELADLVDERTVDVDPDLDEDAFFSTADGATTFVNRYDLEKAVPMPKKTHFREEERYWVNEPYAFVIVFRSTKENERKYYAVQPYLTRIETDLIEFLTGKLRTSIKYADESIAGGDEAFREGVIAEETRTLLDRYGLYEESSGTNEFVSDLLGRLDRIDLGRFGIDPTAGVPGRLAEALGYQPTDGGSDGDAEDAPVRISARPEPAVLEEDARTLSAYQVEKLLYYLKRDFIGYERIDPIKHDINVEDISCDGYDSPVFVYHADYEQVITNVYHGTDELDDFVVKLAQRSGKGISKRRPQVDATLPDGSRAQLTLGREVSDHGTNYTIRQFNDVPFTPIDLINWRTFSLDQMAFLWLCIENNKNLIFAGGTASGKTTSLNAVSLFIPSNAKIVSIEDTREVELPQRNWIASVTRPSFSDDDKGDVDEFDLLEAALRQRPDYIVMGEIRGEEGRTAFQVMSTGHTTYTTFHADSVGEVLKRFTTDPINVSKTMFTALDLVSIQTSTRVQGRKVRRNKSLTEINHYDAENDEINVQDVFQWQAETDEFLRMGDSNVLEEIMFDRGWSRATLDEELRKRRIVLAYLIDRGLNSYAQVAATFQAFINDPETVLALMANDELERSLEDLREMESVLIDVDRDKEEMVPRPDPDEDGREEAAAILADAEDVFETYRGSIPDSVADALLAVDPARSVEARPDDDREALAAVAAGAAEFEAEASGPSEAEANGASEARASTPSERSGTTAGSDPAPDDGSADADGDIDFGRPFGDGIDVVGPVPEADAGVDDLVGGGESIEGTPADSIDREWDDEPAEENGEVDGESVDGGRLDERALDGVEDTVDDADPDASEAEGDEERDDEGGIDRDDENEIEGDEDGDDADPVDDGWGFEAVEPAEEEG is encoded by the coding sequence ATGGACGGAGGGGACGCGGGGCACGACCCCGTCACCGACGGGAACGGTGACGAGGGGGAGGGGGCGGAAGCGACGCCCGCGTCCGACGACGGTGCGAACGCGACGAACAGGCCGGATCCGCCCACCTCCGGTGACCCCGTCAGGGTCGGCCGGTACACCTGGCGGGAGTTCCTCCAGGAACGCGGCGACGACGACGTCGCCGCAACGCTGTACGAGTGGGTCCCGAACGTCCCCACGGTGCCGGCGGGGGCGGTCAAAGGCCGGTTCGCTACCGCGGACCGCACGGGCGGGACCCTCCGGGCGGTCGGCGTCGTGGAGCCCTTCCTGGCGGACGGCAAGACGGCCGTCGACGGTCACGGAACGCCCGAGGAGGGGACGCTCGTCGTCGGCGACCGGGACGTCGTCGTCGACGGTCGCGCCGTCTTCGAGGACCGTACCGCCCTCGACGAGGACACTGACCTCGACGAGGACACCGACCTCGACGACGAGCCTGCCGAACCGGACGGCGCGTCGGAGTCGGTCGTCGTCTCCGGCACGGACGTCGAGCCGGCCCCGGCCGGCCCGCCAACGGATCTCGACTGGGACCGCGTCGCGTTCGATCCCGCCGAGCTCCTCGGATTTCACCCGACGGCGGGCGCGGACCGGATCCGGTCGGCCGCCGCGGTCGGCGAGGTGCTCTGGGACCGGTGTCACGCCCGGTACAACCTCTACGAGGTGCCGGTCCTCAAGGGGTACTACACGTGGGACGACTACGCCGACGAGTACTTCTACGACGAGGAGGGGAACCCGCCGACCGACGAGGAGGGGGAGCCGCTCGCGTTCACCCACGCGGACAAGGTCGACGCGCTGGGATTCGACCCGGACCGGATCGGCGAGGCGCTCTCGGCCGGCGGAGAGGCGGCCGCGGAGCTCGCCGACCTCGTCGACGAGCGGACCGTCGACGTGGATCCCGACCTCGACGAGGACGCGTTCTTCTCGACGGCCGACGGGGCGACGACCTTCGTGAACCGGTACGACCTCGAGAAGGCGGTGCCGATGCCGAAGAAGACGCACTTCCGCGAGGAGGAGCGCTACTGGGTGAACGAGCCGTACGCGTTCGTGATCGTCTTCCGCTCGACGAAGGAGAACGAGCGGAAGTACTACGCGGTCCAGCCGTACCTGACGCGGATCGAGACGGACCTGATCGAGTTCCTCACGGGGAAGCTCCGGACGTCGATCAAGTACGCCGACGAGTCGATCGCGGGCGGCGACGAGGCGTTTCGGGAGGGCGTCATCGCCGAGGAGACGCGAACGCTACTCGACCGATACGGCCTCTACGAGGAGTCGTCCGGGACGAACGAGTTCGTGAGCGACCTCCTCGGCCGGCTCGATCGGATCGACCTCGGACGGTTCGGCATCGATCCGACCGCGGGGGTTCCGGGCCGGCTCGCCGAGGCGCTCGGGTATCAGCCGACCGACGGGGGAAGCGACGGTGACGCCGAGGACGCCCCCGTCCGGATCAGCGCCCGCCCGGAGCCGGCGGTGCTCGAGGAGGACGCGCGGACCCTCTCGGCGTACCAGGTCGAGAAACTGCTGTACTACCTCAAACGCGACTTCATCGGATACGAGCGGATCGACCCCATCAAACACGACATCAACGTCGAGGACATCTCCTGTGACGGGTACGACTCGCCGGTCTTCGTCTACCACGCCGACTACGAGCAGGTCATCACCAACGTCTACCACGGCACCGACGAGCTCGACGACTTCGTCGTGAAGCTCGCCCAGCGGTCCGGTAAGGGGATCTCGAAGCGCCGACCGCAGGTGGACGCGACCCTCCCCGACGGCTCGCGGGCGCAGCTCACGCTCGGCAGGGAGGTCTCCGACCACGGGACCAACTACACGATCCGGCAGTTCAACGACGTCCCCTTCACGCCGATCGACCTGATCAACTGGCGGACGTTCTCGCTCGACCAGATGGCGTTCCTCTGGCTGTGTATCGAGAACAACAAGAACCTGATCTTCGCGGGCGGGACCGCCTCCGGGAAGACGACGAGCCTGAACGCCGTCTCGCTTTTCATCCCCTCGAACGCGAAGATCGTCTCGATCGAGGACACCCGCGAGGTCGAGCTCCCGCAGCGCAACTGGATCGCCTCCGTCACGCGCCCCTCCTTCTCGGACGACGACAAGGGCGACGTCGACGAGTTCGACTTGCTCGAGGCCGCGCTCCGGCAGCGTCCCGACTACATCGTGATGGGCGAGATCCGCGGCGAGGAGGGCCGGACCGCCTTCCAGGTGATGTCGACTGGCCACACCACCTACACGACGTTCCACGCCGACTCCGTCGGTGAGGTGCTCAAGCGGTTCACCACCGACCCGATCAACGTCTCGAAGACGATGTTCACCGCCCTCGATCTGGTGTCGATCCAGACGTCGACGCGGGTCCAGGGGCGGAAGGTGCGCCGGAACAAGTCGCTCACCGAGATCAACCACTACGACGCCGAGAACGACGAGATCAACGTCCAGGACGTCTTCCAGTGGCAGGCCGAGACGGACGAGTTCCTCCGGATGGGCGACTCGAACGTCCTCGAGGAGATCATGTTCGACCGGGGGTGGAGCCGGGCCACCCTCGACGAGGAGCTCCGCAAGCGTCGGATCGTCTTGGCCTACCTCATCGACCGCGGGCTCAACAGCTACGCGCAGGTGGCCGCGACGTTCCAGGCGTTCATCAACGACCCCGAGACGGTCCTCGCGCTGATGGCCAACGACGAGCTGGAGCGTTCCCTGGAGGACCTCCGGGAGATGGAGTCGGTCCTGATCGACGTCGACCGGGACAAGGAGGAGATGGTGCCGCGGCCCGACCCCGACGAGGACGGGCGCGAGGAGGCGGCGGCGATCCTCGCGGACGCCGAGGACGTGTTCGAGACCTACCGCGGGTCGATCCCCGACTCGGTCGCCGACGCGCTGCTCGCGGTCGATCCCGCCCGGAGCGTCGAGGCCCGCCCCGACGACGATCGGGAGGCGCTCGCCGCGGTCGCGGCCGGCGCCGCCGAGTTCGAGGCGGAGGCGAGCGGCCCGTCTGAGGCGGAGGCGAACGGGGCGTCCGAGGCGAGAGCGAGCACCCCGTCCGAAAGGAGCGGGACGACCGCCGGCAGCGACCCCGCTCCCGACGACGGCTCCGCGGACGCCGACGGCGACATCGACTTCGGCCGCCCGTTCGGCGACGGGATAGACGTGGTCGGACCGGTTCCCGAGGCCGACGCCGGAGTGGACGACCTCGTCGGAGGCGGCGAGTCGATCGAGGGGACGCCGGCGGACTCGATCGATCGCGAGTGGGACGACGAACCCGCCGAGGAGAACGGCGAGGTTGACGGCGAATCCGTCGACGGGGGGCGCCTCGACGAGAGGGCCCTCGACGGGGTGGAAGACACGGTCGACGACGCGGATCCGGATGCGAGTGAGGCGGAAGGCGACGAGGAGAGGGACGACGAGGGTGGGATCGACCGCGACGACGAGAACGAGATCGAAGGCGACGAGGACGGCGACGACGCCGACCCCGTCGACGACGGGTGGGGGTTCGAGGCCGTCGAGCCGGCCGAGGAGGAGGGGTGA